The DNA region GTAGCAGAAGTAGGATCGATTCGGCACAGTTGCATAAGTGAATCATGTGCCTATCGAGGATGCAAGGTGACATTCCATACTGCCAACCCTTCTCCGCAAGATGGTAAAGAGCTCTCTTGCTTCATTTTGGCTTTGGAATGTAGAGATTGTTCCTCTGAGCTTCAAAAGAAGACATTCAGTGCTTTTGTCTTTTATTCTCTCAAAAAGCTGTCTTTCCTTTTCGTTTATCTGCCACTAAACCGGCTCTTCTTTGAGTTCAGAGAACAATATGCCCGTGACGATTCGATTTCCCTGCGAAATCGTCGATTCCACATTCATAGAAGCCGAGTAGAACACCGCGGGATACGATACTGTGCTTTGACCCTCTTTTGACGCTCCTTGATGTCATCATCCAACCGGGTTATTTCGCCGTTAAAATTGCTTTGAGAATACAATGCGAAGAATGGCTCTCGCGAGCCGTCACTCTTGTGAATCCTGGTGGTACTCTCTTAGTTCTTGGAAGCGGAGAGAACGATGAATTGAAAACCTAGCTGTCAGGAAGAACAGGGTTGAAGCAGTCAATCAACGGCAATATCAAGGAGAGACGCCGGAATCTACATGATATTGCTAAGATCATTGTACCATATTCCTGTTATCGTTATCTTTACTGATTCTCTAGAGTTTAGAGGTAGACAGACATTCCCAGACGCTTTGCGGCACAATAAACACGGCTGCAATGCGCTTATAAAATAATTACTTAGAGAGCAATAAGgattgcttctttttctagCGCCGTTCTATACCGCATGTCCAAGACATATAAAAACAGTCATCTCCGCAGTTCCTCAACCTCTCATCTCACCCCAACATGACTACCAAACAAACTAACACCATCCGAAATCCCGGATCCATCTAATTTTGAGGTCATGAATTTATCCTTCTTCGCCAAATGCAGCCATCTACCTTCACCAGCAGAAGTCCGAGCACAGGCCAAAGCCGAACATCTCGCAGGAATTAACCCAGACGAGAGAACAGTTCAGGATGGATTTCATGACCTCCACCTGTGCTGTTTGAAGACATGGGTCTATTTGTCAAATGGGGAAGCGACACATATCTGTCAGAGGCACGGTGCTTGTATGCAATTGGCAGGCTTATCGGGGATATCGAAACGGTTCCTGAAGTATATGGTTGGCATACGGATGGGGACGAGCGGTTCGTTCACATGGAACATGTTCAAGAACAAACTTTGGAGCAGTATGGGACACAATGGAACCCGATGAATGAAGCGCAGTCTGCTGCTAATTCCCAGCGAGCCTAAAGAAGCTACGCCAAGTTGAGCAGGATCCTCTAGACCCATTCATAGGTAATTCCTCCCTATTAAGACACAATACCTTGTAAGATCTAACTTCGCTTCTCCTCAGGCAACATTTCCCGAGGACCCCTCTACGACAGAGCCTTCCACATAAGCTACATGTCTGAAGCAGGCTCATTCGCGACAGTCCTCGATTTCCACAACTGGTTCACATTCCTCCACCGGAGAATAATGCCCGATCCCTACTCCGTCACCATCCAACCATTTCGCCATAACTTACCGGATTTCAGCACCATTGTGTTTACACATAATGATTTCCATCGCAGTAACATTATTGTAACGCCCTCTTGACCATATCGTCTTCTGGCAATTGTCGATTGAGAGTAGTCTGGTTGGCTTCCAGCTCACTGGGAAGCTCGCAAAGCATTGTGGAGTGTTGGTTGGGAGGAAGAATAATTTAGAAGTATTTGTCGATAATCTTAGATCTATATAGTAGCACTTGCGAGCCGTGGGACTACTATACTTTGGCCATGGGGTGTTAGTGGTTCTTAGGAGCTGGCGTCAAGCTACTTTTGTACAGACAGTGTTGAGGGAAATAATAAATGCCTTTGATATCATGCCTTCTCAAATACCTTTGGAGCATCCTGAACAACCAAACCAGCGCTAGATTCAACAAACCCTTCCTTGATAAGTTTCTGCACATACTTATACAGCCAATTCTGGCAATTAGGCGCCTACCCGCAGTCAGCCACGGCAACCGCAACCCCTACACCAACAAATACCTCCGAATCAAAAGGCTTAGCACTCCGTCCAGGCGGCTTAACCACCGTCGCAACAGACTCCAACCGATCCCGAGCAGTCGTATCAATCGACCGCTCCGTACCGGCAGGATCAGCTACATATTTATCATCAACTTCAGCCAGCGGGGTGAGTTTGTATTCGGAAAGCGTATCACTGGCGATGTTATAGTTGCGCACGAATTGGAGGTGGAAGCCTGTTGCTGGGTTTCCATCAACTTGGATGAGCTTGCCTAGGATGTCTGGGTTGAGTTTGGGGATCCAGATGGCGTAGTGGGCGGGTTTGGGGCCGTTGTTGAAGAGGGCTAGGTAGATGGTGCGGGTCATTGTGGTACTATATATTGATGGCAGGTAGGTCCTGGTTGAAGTTGGCAGTTAGAATTGAGAAGCGTTGATGACTCCTGGGACTCGATTATGTCCTGAAGGATTAAGCGCTTGGACTGAAAGTCAGTTTTCATTATCCGTAAGCGCCTAGACGACTGGCATGTGACCTCTGGCAATATATGGTTCCCTTTAACGGCCATTTCTATCTTGAGATACGAAGCGACCATGGCTACAGCATCAaatattgatttgtttgtacgTAGTAGGTAACAGTGAATTGAATCATGGGATGTGTATATTTTCGTCTAATATACATTTGTTTACAGCGCTCAACGCGTACATAACCACCATGGATTCAATTATCTACAttcaaaagaaaatatgggATGATTGAATGGAAACTCTACCCCCTGTATTCGTACTCATCTGCACCCCGAAAATCACTGATGTAATCCAAGCTCTCTCCATACCCCATAGTTGCAACACCCCTTCCAGTGACATCATCTCCACTTCATCCCCGTTTCCTGTACTTCAATCACCGATTCCCAGCACTTTACAAAAACACCaaatcaagaaaaaaaaataagagAAACGAGAAGAACGAAAATGGCTGTCCCGTTCATCCCCATCTTCCCGATCTGCTTCCAGTGCGGAACGGACCAGAATCCGTGCCGGTGTAAGGTTGTTGGGCCGACGATTGGTATGTCTCTTATTTGCTGTATAACTGCTTGATTGGGGAATTGCTAATAGTGTCAGGTTTTGTGGTTACTATTGTCGCGGCTGTATGCATTGCCAAATAACGCGCACGATGTGCAATGGACTATGGTGCTGACATTAATACAGGTCGTCTGCTATCCCGCCTCTCTCTTCTGCGGCTGCTGCATGACCAAGACTGGAAAAGAGTGAGTAATTTCTCTTTCCGATCCAATCATTGGACGAGCTGACGATGCAGTGTGCTTGCGTATCCCGTGAAATTGAACGCGCAAGTTAGCGATCTCATACCTATATGACATGGAGTTTGCGGGGTATAGGAGTACAAATAGGTAGTTAATGTATTTGAATTGTTATGAACTACGACATGTGCGATGCGAATTCAGTTCATCACCAGATTAATTAAACTAGTCCTAGGGTAATAGTGGACATCCAACAGCAGCAAGGTATCGAGAGAATCATCGAAAACATTGTAACAAACCACACAATCTCGAACAGAACATAAGGTAAACGACATCAAATCGTAAACATAAACTACAGGATATATAGCCGCCAGTCAATGCTTAGCATTTATTTGAACttctccttgagcttctggaaGAGTCCACTGCCGCGgtgtttcttcttctgctccttgGCCACGTCGTTTGCTTTCCCTTGTGCCTGGTCGGCGTAATCCTTGCGAACGGTTCCGTTACCATTACCATTCGTCGCGGAGGTGTCACCAGCGCCAGTCTGCTTGGACTCTCCCAGTTTAAATCCATCCTGCTTAGGCTCAGAAGACTTAGTTCCAGCCTGTCCTGCGCCGGCCGCCGGCCCAGAAGTGGATCCAGATTTTCTAGGTGGTCCTGTCAAGCTGCTGTGTTCACGCGTATCGGTACGAGTTCCTTCAGAGACGGCTTTCCCAATGTCTTTGTCCTCTGCCCCCGTTGCGGCACCAGCTCCTTCGGCGGCAGAATTGTCTTTGGGACTAGAGACCTCGGGGGCTTTGGACTCGGCTGGACCTGTTGTGACGGTTGGGCCTGCAGATAGAGGAGAAGACACACCTGTAGCGTTAGAAGCCTCAGGCGCTTTGGCGCTGGCAATCCCGGTCGTGACTGTTGGCTCCGATGGAGATGGCGAGCGAGGGGACAGTTCTCCTGACTGGGATGCACCGCCAGTAGCGGCAGGCGCAGTCTCTGTTGTTGCGGCGGTGGTCGTGGGAGCTGGTGTTCCGCCTGCCTCGCTAGGCTTGACCTTTCGTTTGAGCTCGTCTTCGaactctttcttctcctccacgGCACCTTTGTCAGCTGCGGCTTCTGGGTCCCGGTGTGCCTCGGAGATAGAGTTCTTCACCCTGTCTGGAACCTCGCTCACCGCACCAGCACCGCTGGTGGAGTTCTGTTTTTGAGATTCGAGAGGAACGGCAGAGGCGAGACCAACAGTGGTCGCGGATGGTGTGGCAGTCTCAATGGTGACGCCTGTGTCTGTCAAACCGATACTTTCGCCGTCGACTGGTAGACCAGATTCGGGGATGATTTTACTCTGACGACGTCCGCCGGTGGGGTTGGAATGGGACGCAGCCGGGTTTGTAGCGGTAGGCAGTCCCGCGAGCGAGCCACTTGGGTCCTGCTCATACCCGGCTGGATCAGTGCGGACCGTCGACTGGACGGTGTTCGAGTGAGTGGTGTTGGGGTCGGGAACCTTCTCTCCCGGTTTCAATTTGATAGGGTTGCTCGCACCGCTGGAGGCAGGAATGGGGTTTACGGAGAATGTCTCTGCCTCAGTTGCAGGCGTGTCGGGGAATGAACCAGGCACGCCTTCATTATTTCTGTTCTCAGATGGGACTTGCTTCGCCAAGTTGGCCGTTGTTGACTCGGGGGCAGCGGAGGATAGGGTGGAAGCTTGCTTCTCGCTTTCCTTGGGAACGTTGGCTGCCAGAGCAGCCGTTGATGAGTCTGGAGTCACTCCCGACATGACTGCAGCACCAGCGAGTTGAGGGATATCGGTGATTGTAGAGGTGTCTTTAATCTGATCACGGTAGAGAACGTTATTGATATTGCCGCCGACGCTTTCCTGAGGGGTACTGCTATCGGTAATCCAGTTACCATCCACGACGAACTAGGATAAGTATAAAAAGTTAGTTCAAAGTAGACACGCCATGCTGACGTTAGAGAAGGCTAAAATGACTTGAGCAGGTAAAACGTGATCGTAGAGGGCAAAAGCGAGTATGACGTCAGGAGTGGCTTGACAGGCCGGCATTGAAACATTGGTAGATACACACTTTGTACTGTATTTTCTCGTCCGTCTCAGGAAGTGAGATTGTCTTCTCAAAGACATCGCCAACTCTGTCAAGTCGAACGGTCTTCCCCCAGTCGTCAAAGGTGCCGGTAACAAAAACCTCGTTCCCATTATACGGCCTGCCATACCAAAAGCGCGTTCAGTTAGTAACTGAATGATCATGTATTTTTGCCATCTAGATGAGTAATAAAAAACAGTTTCTGGTCGATCAAGGCACGGTGGTCGATCCAAATACGCCATACCATGGACCGTGACAGCAGTGTAGTAGTCGCATTGGACGGAAGTAGACTCACCATCGGAACGTGAAGCTGCCCATTTTGGCGGGTGGGAAGAGTGGGTAACTTGCTAAGAGACAGAGAATCAATCACGGGTGACACGAGATTCAAGAGCCAGAAATGACTCGCTAGCAGTAAGTGTATATTTTGTATGATGAAGTACTATGGGGAGTGTCCAGTGGAGAGAAAAAATAGCGAGAAGGCGCGATGATATGAAGTCATGTGGTCAGCCTCGGCTTGTTACAGTACGGCAGCGTACAGAGTATATGCAGAAAATTAcgactacagagtacaaaaGAAAGTGACAATGAAATCTGGACTGGACTGGATATTTCTATAATTATCCTCTATAGAAATAGAGTTGATGTTCTGGTTTCTGGCTGTTTTTATTGTTGTAATGGCTGTGATGGCACTATACGTTTGTTTCACTGTACATGAAAGTAGCAGTATCCAAAGCACGGAATATGGGACTCTACCTTTCTTTAGGATTCCTACTCAACTAGCTTTGATTCTAGATTctttttattcttctttgCTTTTTATGGACAACCCGACTAGGAATATAAGAATGTCCGTTTGCGGCATTCGCAGTGGTATCCCGGGGATGGATGACTTCAACAGCTGTGACACTACGTTTCCATTGGATATATAGCAGATAAAAATCAACTATATAATCTTAAGAAACTTCAAAAAGGGGCCAAGACAGCTATAGAGATAAGAGACTTAAGTGTCATGCCACGCCTATGCTCCGTACAAACTTTCGTACAAACTCCGGAATCGCAATGTTCTAGAAAACACCTGGAAAACAAATGGCCGGTCCTTGCATTCTGCACCAACAACCCTGGAGAGAAATTGCTTTTCCAGATGCAATAGCGGGCTCTGAACTGGGGATAGAAGCTGAATCTGAGGTTTAATCTCACAAACCATTCTTCCTGTTTATCACGAAGCCACTATTGGGGGATTATTGCCTGCTAGTCCTGCTGCGGCCGCTTTGGCTAGTGACGTCGATCCCGAAGCTGCTGAAGTCCGTGTGCTGCAGAAGGATACAGTAGAAAGAACATAAAAATGCTTAGAATAAAAGAATAAAAGCGAAAGAATGAAAGAATTTGAAGACCATTGCAGTATAGTATCTTCAAGTGTTATCAAGACTGGCTCCATAAACAAGAAACGGTGTTGAATCCACTGACTCTAGCTTTCCGTCACTTCCTGCTCCTCCCCGCCCTTTTCGCTctcgctctctctctcttcccctcttccttcctctctcctACACTCCCACATCTTCACTcttatttcttcttcttctctatCCTAATCTCATTATTTCCTGTATTTGTGCCATTTTTGGCTTCATTTACAGCCATCACCCCCATCCAATCCTCCATCCGATAACATCACCGCTCATCTCCCGGTCGGTTGGAGCTCTCCCGTTGCTATAATAACCCCGCCATCTGCCTTGTGGCCGTATCCAAAACACCCaatttctctctctctctttatTCGACACTTCTTTCAAGAAGCTTCAGCTCTCAGcaaagaaacagaaaagaaagaaggaatcCGCTGAAAAACAGGTCAAACGTAGGTTGCGACTGATGTCCCAGTTAAAATTACATGGCCGATACCCACCCTATCATATCCTCTACACTCACACCCCTTATCCTACCCCGTGTTCTATAAATGTTCCCTTTTCCCCCATCAATAGATTGGATTCTCCCGTGTTCTAACCTGGCTTCTGACTTCCTTCCAGAACCTTTCCCGTTTCTCTCTTCGCTCCCCGCGATTTACGTCGCACCGTCCCAACCTCTAACCCCTCTCGTCGTCCGTGCGGCCGGAGTGGTGTCCTCTCCGGCCCTTTTTTCCAGCAACATGGCAGACAATTCGTCGTTCCCGGGTACCAACCCTTTCTTGAAGGTgtccagcaacagcagcaaaggTGACTCGTCTCCCGTGTTCCAGCAGATCTCGGAAGAGGACGAATATGAGGTGACGTCACCAACCGATGCCACCTTCAAGAGCGCCAACGTCGGTGCCTCGTCTGGAACAGCTTATGGAGGCAATTCTCGTGATGAAGAGGCAGCAGCAAGAGCATCAGATACTGGTATCCGGTTTGGTCGGAGCCCGTTCAGCCaagatggagatgatgaCAACGACACTTTCGGCAAAGCGCCAGAGCCGACTCGTCCCAGCGGTTTAGACCCCGGGTTCCCCAGCAACTATGCGCTGGGTCGTCGCACTTCGGTGTCAGCAGAGTCGTTGAATCCCACTTCCGCCGGTTCGGACAGCTGGACGCCCCCTCACCATCCCAAGTCTGAAGAGCAGCTCTCTCGCTTGCGGACTGCCGTCAGCGGAAACTTCCTCTTTGCCCACCTAGATGATGATCAGTTCAAGACCGTGCTGGATGCGCTTGTCGAGAAACCTATCCCCGCCAAGGATATCAAGGTCATCACCCAGGGTGATGCAGGTGACTATTTCTACGTTGTCGAAAAAGGTAGCTTTGACTTCTACATCCACCCCTCCGGATCTGTCCAGCCCGGCCCGGATGGCATGGGTAACAAAGTAAGCTCTACGGGCCCCGGAGGCTCCTTTGGTGAGCTGGCTCTCATGTACAATGCTCCACGTGCCGCGACCGTCGTGTCGGTGGAACCTAAGAGTACCCTCTGGGCTCTGGACCGCATTACCTTCCGCCGGATCCTCATGGACTCAGCTTTCCAGCGTCGTCGCATGTACGAGGCTTTCTTGGAAGAAGTCCCCTTGCTGTCGTCTCTCAAGCCGTACGAGCGGTCTAAGATTGCAGATGCGCTGGATGCTATCAAATATTCGGCAGGTTCCACTATCATCACGGAGGGCGATCCAGGTGATGCCTTTTATCTGCTCGAATCGGGTGAGGCTGAAGCATTCAaggaaggcgaagaaggctCCGTGAAAGATTACAAGCGTGGAGACTATTTCGGTGAACTTGCTCTGTTAGATGACAAGCCCCGAGCCGCCAGTGTCGTCGCCAAGACCGATGTTAAGGTTGCCAGGTTGGGTCGGGATGGTTTCAAGCGGTTATTGGGACCTGTCGAGAAGATACTGCGCAGAACTGAATATGGATCCCGGCCTAACACCGCAACATCGACATCGTAAGGTATCAATCTGAAACGAGGAGGTGAGGTTTTGTTGTTTCATATGTTCATGAACTTGGTCTtttggtttggtttgtttgTCAGGATTTCTGCATAATAATGATTCCAGTCTCATTCACGGATTCAGTCATTGGGAAATTATCAAGAGAATCTTCTGTCCCTGTCGTCAACGCAATTGGATGGAGTCTTCGTGCATGGTGATATTATTAAGTTTACTTTTCTTATCTTGTTATTGGATTTGATTTCAACGGTGTCTTTTCTACTCAGGGTTTGGGCTTCTATCCCCGGCCGGCACCATGCTGGACGTACCGCACCGGCAAACTGTCGTTGACTTTGTTTTTGTCTCGTAGCATTATTTCCACTGTTTCAATACAAAGTATTTCTTAAAATGACCACAATTTCTGAAGGCCAAGGAATTATTGTACACAGTCAGTTGATCAAAGGAAGTATGCTACCTCTCAACCACGAGATCGCTTCTCAATACCCATTTCTCCCCATTTAGAACTTCTTTGCCCTCATGCAACATGCACCGGTCCCCATGCCGATGTAACAAAGCCATTCCCATCCCGGGGTCAACTGAAATGGGCTCCGGATTGCGGTTCCAGCGACTGGGCTCGGGATAGAAGACTGTCTCTCCGCCAGTGCAGTTGGATAGATAAATGAGGAGAGTCCAGGTCGTGCGAGCCTGAATGGGAGCAGTCTGTTTATTTTCAAAGGTAACGGTATTCGCATCGTCATCTATCTCGTTAGCTCCCAGCACCCACTTTCTCTTGAAAAACCAGGGAGTACTCACAATGCTGGGCAAAGAACTGCCCCGGCTTATACCGATAAACCCTGATATTCGAATTCAACCCCAACGGCTCCCCACCCCACATCTCCTTGAcactcctcctcttctccccctcatcctgatcataatcatcatcctccatcCGCCCCGTTAGTACCAACTCCCGCAACGCCGTGGAATTCCACAACATCTCCGCGAAAACCGCATCCTCAATCTGGAAGCGGTCGTTTACGCGGACTGCCTCGTCCTTTTTTGGCTTGCCGGGGGTTGTAGTTAGCGGGAGGGATGCTAGGAAGGAGATGTAGGTTTTGCAGAGATTGGCAGTGAAGTAATTGGGGATTAGGTAGATTTGGTcgtggaggagggggattAGGGATAGATCTGAGGGGGGGACGAGCGGACGAAGGGGAGGCCAGTTGATGAGATTTCTGCCATTGCTAGTATTGTTGCCGTTGCTGTTGGCGGTGGGTTTGAGATTGGGTTGGGTATCTTTTTTGGATTTGTTTTTTGGGGgcattttctctcttttatttctttATGCCGTTCTTGTCCTTTTATTTCTTGAGCGGTGGTGATTCACTGGGATTAATGGCAGTCTGAGAGATTACTTGCATACTAAGGTTGAGAGGTGAATCTATCGATCTTCACTGATACTGAGCCTCCGGATTATTTGCAGTGGAGCTAGTGGGGCCGAAAAACTCAGCAATGTATCTACATTTCTGCTTGTTTAACCTACAATAAACTCGATTTGGCATATGACTGTATATTACTGTCTATCTCACCACAATACTATTATATGCACTACAAAGATGCCTTGATCCAAACAGGATTGTATAGAAAACCGGAACAATAATCCTCCACAGGAACGGAAAATCCCTGACGGTCCAATCAGCGCCCGCGCGGCCCCGGCATTGAATTTGCTCTGCCGCCTCTCACCGCCCAGCGCTTTCAGAgtctctcctctcctcctccaatCTTTCCCTGTCCTCCGTTccccaaaaaagaaaaagagaaaaaaaaggttCCTTACATTCTCCCTCCCTTCCCCCTCTTCCCTTCCCTCCCTTCCAGCTGCAACTGGCTTGTCATGTCGTCGCAGACCATGACAGCGCCAGCGCTGGGTCATCGTCCTCCCCCTCCTAATTCCGGGCCCGACATGCCCTTCTACGACGATTATACCCACCCCGACAACCGCGATATTTCCTCCCCGCTCAGCGACTCCGCAATCCGCGCCGTGAACAACTCGACGACCTCCGACCGCCCtacttctcctcctccctctGCGCCGATTCATTCGCACGGCCTACCCTCCCTTTCTTCCCCGTTTTCTACTCCCTCCGGCGGCATTGATGGTAGTCTTCGTGATGGCGGTGGAATGGCGGGAGTCAAAGCGGAGCCGGATGATGAGACAATGAACGGGTCCGAAGGTCATCAGACTGATCTCAGACGGCAGTCTGCTGCAAGTGCGCTGCTGGCCCAGCTTCTTGGCAATCAATCAACAGAGCAACCGTTGTCCGCCGACGTTGATCAATCTCTTTATCAGTTTCGAGGAGAACAGATACAGCAATCAGTATCGGCGCCGCCAGCTGAACCATTCACCCCCAATGCCCCAGGAGAGAGTCATAACAATGCGCATTCGGCAGGTGGTGATACCCAGATGCCAGATTATCCACCATTGCCGTCAACAGAGGATATTGGCAGGGATCATCACTCTGCGCCTGCTGAGCAGGCCTCGGGACACGATCAGTTTTCGGTCCCCGCTGACTTAAGCCAGCAGGATGAACAACATGTAGATGCAGATGCGCAAGGGCCATTTACTACTAATCCCGATGGCACCGAAGCCAATATTTTTTTACAACCACCGCCGAAGACGTCCGATTCCTCTGCGATAGAAAGCCTTACGGATCCTTTATTAATGGCGAAAACGAATCTCGACCAAGGCGATTACTTTAATGGACCGTTCGATATCGCTGCCGATCCCAAGACGCCCTTTGGCGATCTAGAACAGAATGAGATGCTGACCGCAGCCTATCTCTCCCAGGGTGCAGATCTGTCGGCTCTGGGGTTATCGGGTGATCCGCTGCAGCAGGATGGCACCGGTTCGGTCGCCGGATCAGAACCTCGCATTCAGGCCTTTGCGAAATTGGAGTTCGACGATGGGCATTTCTACTGCAATACTTATTCGTTTATCCTTGGACGTGATGTACGGGCAGCTCGTGCAGCTCATCAGCGGGAGTTTCAGGTCAGACAGGCAATGCGCAATTCAAGACCAAAGAGTTCAAGCGGTGGCAACGCTTCACATACGCCGATTCGCGTCAAGCACGAGGGCAGTGGCATTCTTGGGAGTGTGGTCAGCGACCGCGGCGGGATCATGGGCTTCGACCCCGAAGTACCGTCCCGTCGTCCCATGAGCCGGAGATCGTCCAATTCGTCCTTTGGTGAATCGGGTCCTCCGTTACTAGCAACTCCAGCCCAACTACAATCGACAGACTACAACGCCCTTGCCATGCAATCGCTCAACGAGGAAAGCAATGATGCGAAACCCGTCGATGCCCTGGCTCTGCTGCCTTCCCCCGATTCTTGTCCTACCATCCCTATTCATCCCCCGGCCACCGTGGACGGCAGCGCGGCTGGTCATCGAGGTATTTCTCGGAAACATGTTAAGATCGCATACAACTTTGACAAAAGCCTTTTTGAGATGGAAGTTATGGGAAGAAATGGTGCTTTTATCGGAGCGGATTGGTTATCGCCTAGTCAGATCAGGCCTTTACATAGCGGCGATTACATCCAGATTGGAGGTGTGCGCATTCGCTTTTTACTGCCTGATGTGCCCATTGGCGAGACAGGAGCCGAGCGAACGGAGGAACAACAGATGGAAGACGACGAAAACGCAATTGCATCATTCGATGTCGAAGACACCAATGCAGATGGGACCGAGAAGCTTGGGAGCGATGCATCGGAGAAGAGGGATTCTTCGAAAGCGGCGCGACTTGTTCTTAAGACCAAGGACGCTGACTCCTCGCAAGCAATACAGTCATCCATTGAAGGTGATGGTCAACAGCCCGTGCGTCGTCGCGGGCCAGGGCGACCTCCGAAGGATGGGATCATGTCCAAGCGAGAACGCGCAGAACTTGCCAGAGAGCAGAAGCTGGCCGCGAAACGCGAAGCCAACGGCGGAGTCACTCCACCTCCTCCGAACAGACCAAAAGCCGGCAAGACGCCTGCTGGTCCTCGCGATTCCATCAGTGCGGCTAGCGGCCAGGGTGCTGTGTCCGCAAGTCTTCCTGCCGTTCCTACTCCTGGTGCCCCTGTGGCCGGTGGTGCTGAATCACCTGGTTCTAAGCCAGAAAAGCGAAAGTATAccaagaggaagaaggcagATGGCACGCTTATGGACACTCCACTTCCGTCCACAGAGGGTGGCAGCCAATTTCCTATGGAGCAGCGTCCGGAAGAATTTATTAAGGCTCCGCCTctcaagaagcgcaagccaTCACGGTCACCGTCGCCAAACTACCCACCCGAATCCGCGTACACGCCCGAGGATCTGGCCAAGCCACCATATAACTATGCTGTGCTTATCTTTGATGCTCTCACGGATGCTGGTACACCGATGACGCTCAAGCAGATCTACCGTGCGTTGAAGTTGAAATACCCATATTTCCGATTCAAGTGTGAAACGGAGGGCTGGACATCAAGTGTTCGTCACAACCTGAACGGCAACAGCCATCTGTTCATGCATGCGGAACGAGATGGCAAGGGATGGTCATGGCAGCTCCGGCCTGGCGCGTCGgtcgaaaaggaaaagaagagacg from Aspergillus chevalieri M1 DNA, chromosome 2, nearly complete sequence includes:
- a CDS encoding forkhead domain protein (COG:K;~EggNog:ENOG410PQXQ;~InterPro:IPR036388,IPR001766,IPR036390,IPR008984, IPR000253;~PFAM:PF00250,PF00498;~go_function: GO:0003700 - DNA-binding transcription factor activity [Evidence IEA];~go_function: GO:0005515 - protein binding [Evidence IEA];~go_function: GO:0043565 - sequence-specific DNA binding [Evidence IEA];~go_process: GO:0006355 - regulation of transcription, DNA-templated [Evidence IEA]) — protein: MSSQTMTAPALGHRPPPPNSGPDMPFYDDYTHPDNRDISSPLSDSAIRAVNNSTTSDRPTSPPPSAPIHSHGLPSLSSPFSTPSGGIDGSLRDGGGMAGVKAEPDDETMNGSEGHQTDLRRQSAASALLAQLLGNQSTEQPLSADVDQSLYQFRGEQIQQSVSAPPAEPFTPNAPGESHNNAHSAGGDTQMPDYPPLPSTEDIGRDHHSAPAEQASGHDQFSVPADLSQQDEQHVDADAQGPFTTNPDGTEANIFLQPPPKTSDSSAIESLTDPLLMAKTNLDQGDYFNGPFDIAADPKTPFGDLEQNEMLTAAYLSQGADLSALGLSGDPLQQDGTGSVAGSEPRIQAFAKLEFDDGHFYCNTYSFILGRDVRAARAAHQREFQVRQAMRNSRPKSSSGGNASHTPIRVKHEGSGILGSVVSDRGGIMGFDPEVPSRRPMSRRSSNSSFGESGPPLLATPAQLQSTDYNALAMQSLNEESNDAKPVDALALLPSPDSCPTIPIHPPATVDGSAAGHRGISRKHVKIAYNFDKSLFEMEVMGRNGAFIGADWLSPSQIRPLHSGDYIQIGGVRIRFLLPDVPIGETGAERTEEQQMEDDENAIASFDVEDTNADGTEKLGSDASEKRDSSKAARLVLKTKDADSSQAIQSSIEGDGQQPVRRRGPGRPPKDGIMSKRERAELAREQKLAAKREANGGVTPPPPNRPKAGKTPAGPRDSISAASGQGAVSASLPAVPTPGAPVAGGAESPGSKPEKRKYTKRKKADGTLMDTPLPSTEGGSQFPMEQRPEEFIKAPPLKKRKPSRSPSPNYPPESAYTPEDLAKPPYNYAVLIFDALTDAGTPMTLKQIYRALKLKYPYFRFKCETEGWTSSVRHNLNGNSHLFMHAERDGKGWSWQLRPGASVEKEKKRRPSPPPPSSHTPVPPTQPYMAPPGYTSAANGQANMVNQHFQFPPSMAPNPYAAPPPPAPAPGPAPVHAPAPAPAPPPPPQAPVQHPPAPQQTTGPSPSPAPAPTQGPTAPGPAPGPPQTSAPASTPAPVPNSAPAPAPAPVPAPTTAPPSAPQPQLQHTSPYPPPAPPQPPQTPAPAPSPAPNPTPTPSAPFSIPSPIRNSLPRAFAQTVPTTYTSPYAFDPPPQLAQFQQSHQQSQPLHAPPPPQQQQQPPPQPPQQPQYQQAPQPHPQTTYAPPQNSAPMPMMNHQPQGFAPNPGPPPMQQQQQQQPPPFDAGPAEPSTGPMEEDISFNERAGKAIDDFEAVLMEDYEDKNYIREVLRSARARVLGEAMESSFPGGEPKDEAVIYDALRNLVGSLEG